The Aspergillus nidulans FGSC A4 chromosome VIII genome contains the following window.
ATGCTTTGACATCAGTTTGGTACCAACACGCTTCGTGTCGTTATAAATCACTATGGCGGGGTCTGGAAGATCTAATTACTATCTCATCAAGGGAGGTAAGCACAGTCAGCCACATGCTGGGCGACCCTGTGTTTAATTAGTTCTTCGGCCTGAGATTGTAGGCACTCATGAACGGGCAGCTACGAGATAGCTAAGCCTGAATGGTTGTCGATCAGTTCCAACTCAATAGGAATTAAGGAATATACTCTGATGGCGCGAGGTTTTGCGCACGCAGAGGACTTGTAGAGCAGCTTAACACCTCTCTAAATGTCCAAAGAAGGCGTGTGACAGGCAATATAACAACTTCAAAAGCGACAGTAACTTCCTGGTGTTTCAGTCAGCTGAGGATGAACAATACGACCTACTGGGACGCCCTAATCACTGATATCGATCTTCTGTCCGCACCGTCTCCCAGTTCGACTCTGCAGGTCGGGGATGCGCGTTTTGACTGTCTAGATGCTCCAATCTGCGTGTCATAGCAAAAGGTGCAAGCCTAGGCTGAAGACCGGCGATATTCGAATAGTAGACACCGCAAAATCCAATTTGTCAACTTCGAATACCAGGCATATGCACTCCCTTGATCCATTTTCGAGGGTATTCTTTATCTTCATGCGCCACGACTGAATCGATTTCATGAATTGATTGGGGGGTATAACGTGGAGGGATTTCGAAGCAGATCAACCACAAAGCTCCGACCTAGACGGTCCACGAGGAGCAGGCATCGGGCTGCGGGCGATGGAAAAGCGATCCTTATCGAGAAGTTTCTTTTCGACTACCATCTGCTGGCGAAGCTTTTTGCTGGCACCCGTCACGCTGACAGGATACAGCAATCTGCTGAATTCAGCGTCTTTTTGGGTGACAATACTGGCAAGCTTCGTCTATGATGCCCAAAGAGCTGCGTGGACTGCACTCATCAGAGATATTCAAAAAAAATAGTCGAACAGCTAGTGCAGGCTTAAGAAGCTGTAGCGCAGTGGAAAAGAGCCGAGCAGGTACTGCTCGCTCTCGGGAGTCAAAATGCACATACTCCTTGACTCTCGCAGCGAATTTTCAAAAGCCGAGATAGGCGCAGTCCTTCGCTTTACCTTCACTTTCATTAGACGGACTGTCAGCAGGTATCGTACTACTATAAGTCATCAAGAGCGCAGAGCTCCTGGCAATTAAAGGTGTATGTATATCTAGGCATTAGCGTGCGCCATCCCTAACTTCGGGTTTCCTGCAACCTGACTTGCTGATTAATAATGGAGAACAATCCCTACTTGAAGAACTGCCGTCGCAGCCGCATAAGGGATGCTATTCTTGGGGTAATGAGTCATTGATGTTAACGGCCGTGGCTATTATTGCTTGGTCGAGGTGCTGCAGTTGCCAGGCATCTGGTTGGATCAAAGCAGCCAGGGAGGGGCGTCAAGCATCCTAACAGCGTTCATCGATAATGGCTGAGGCGCTTCGATGACGTCGCCATACATAAGGGTCCTCAAAGGATCAAAGCCTAAGAGGGAATAGCATACATAATCGACTTGAGTAATGAGCTGCATACAAAGTACGTAGTCAGTAATAATAGTAAAGAAGAGGAGTCGTTCAAATAAAGACACACCGGAATGACTAATGAGGAATCTCTGATGGGCTCCTCCGTTTTCTCCCGATGCGTTCTCTCGTTGCACGACGCAACCTCATCGAATTTTGTCATCGttttctcatcttcaaaATTCTTTCAAAAAgtccttcaccttcacccATTAAACAGTATAAACCCTTTTTATAGATACGCGCCCCAGCCGACCACTGTTTGGGTTTAGTTCTTCTTTATCGGAGCCTCCGATAGTCGATGGCTCGATAAGATACTCCACATCTCATCCACATTacatcttccatcttcccCCATACTACCCTCTTCGCTTTTCGCCTCCCTACGGCCCCCGCTCGTCAACCACATCGAGCTTACATACTTCATGACTTATAACTCTTTCTAAAGGCCTTCTTTGTGCTCTCCATGAGGGCATGGCGACTGTACAGAGAAGTAGCAGGTCGTCTGGTTTGAGGATCGAGACTACCTTCCACCACGGGTCAAGAAATTGCTGGGGGAATGGCGAGCGCGAGGGAGAATGGAGGGAAGCTGATGAACATCGAGCTGGTAACGAGGGCGACCGTACCAACATCTCTCACGATTATGACGCACATCGTTGCGGTActgatgaagaaagcagTGTACTGAGCAGCCTTCACTCCTCGACACCTCCCATCTCAGTCCCACGCCATGATGATAGCCCGAGTCAGGACGAGATCCCTCATGAGATCCCTCACAATCCAGAGGATATTGGCGCCTCCTCGCCCTTCGACTCGTTCCTCCAGCAGGAGCAGTCGTCTTTCGGTTTTGATCCTGCCCTCACCGTCACTCAAAGAGGTATACAGCCTGAAAGACAGCTGTCGCAAAGCGAGAGGCTCAGTCGGGCGCGGAGGTTCCAGCCTCAAAGAACTTCAAGTCTCCGGAACATACTCCCGCaagatgatgacgagctgGTGAGCGGCGTGAGCCAGTTGGGATTCAGTCCCGACTCCAGAAGAAGTCACATCCGGCGAGCTGTTCCGACAGTGCTGTCACGCGAAGGTCTTTCCGGGAGCCCGAACGGCGACCGTCCTACGTCCCTCACAACTGTATCGACCATGTCGCCTGTTATTGATGAGGTTCAAACCCCTCCAGAAGCCTCTCGGGGCATGCTTTCGCCGATTTGCATGTCGTCACCTACGCAGACATACCACTCACCCGAAGACCGCAGTGCCTCCTGGTCCGGAGGGTCTGCCGTTCCTTttggcagcaagctcagccgCTATCGAAGTGGTACAACACGCTCGCGGCGATCGACGGCCTCGAGTGGGAAGTCACCAGCGAGCGCGTTCCTTTCCATGTGGAGTACGCGGGAGGAACCAGCGCCCAAACCTGACGATGAGGGTCAAATGGTTGGGACTGAATATGTTCTTGGGAAGATCATCGGATCTGGCGGTTTCAGTGTCGTGAAGGAGGCTTATAAGGTTGAAGAGAGCGGTGAAACAAGGCGTCTAGCAGTAAAGATTGTGAAGAAGCAAGTTGCCGACAAAACCGAGAGGGAAAATGATGCTGTCCAGGCCGAGTTTGACCACGAGGTTCGCGTTTGGCGGTATCTCAGTCACCCAAATGTCTTGTCTCTCGATGCGGTCTATGAAACGGACTACGCCACATTCTGCTTCACCAAGCTTCATATAGGCGGCACTCTCTTTGATCTCATCCGCCAGAATCGTCAGAACCGCCGCAAACTCACGATGGACCTTGCGAAGAAATACACATACCAACTTGCGTGTGCTTTGCGATACTTGCATGAAGATGCTCGAGTGGTTCACAGAGATATAAAGTTAGAAAATTGCCTGTTGGATCCAGTCGAGCTTCCGGATGGCACAAAGACGTCAAACCTCGTTCTATGTGATTTTGGAATGGCGGAATGGATCAATGCTGACAACGAGGATGCTTCCTCCGAGCCGTACGGAGATGCTGGGGACCGGCCACCGCTGCGAAATATTGGGCCATCTGATTCCAGCACCAGCGTCGCAGGCAGCCTCGAATACGCCTCACCGGAGCTACTCGACTCGATTACTGGAATCATCGACCCGTCTGTCGACGTCTGGGCTTTTGGGGTCATCGTATTCACCCTTATCGTCGGATCTCGGCCGTTCCAGCACTCTTTCCAGCCCCGTCTAATATCCAACATCCGGCACGGCGTCTGGGACCGAGAGGCGGTTCTCGGTGATGGAGCCGACTCGGAGGCACGGCGCGACGCACTTGACCTCATCACCAATTGCCTGGAAATGGATTGTCGCAAACGCTGGACTGTCCGCGACATACTTTCTTCCCGCTTCGTTAGGGAATTCTCCGTCGATAGCCCTTCGGACAATGCTTGGAAGCTTTGATTTCAAGCCTACAGCACAAATTGACAGCTGCACACATACTgtggaaaaaaaaaaaaaaaactaaaAAAACTAAAAAAAATCAAAAAACTTAATACGACCTCACGAATTTCTTATCTTACGAGCGCTGGTGTTTGGAATCATGATTTTCGCGATACCCTGCTCTTTTGTTCTTTGTGTGTTTCATCTCACAACTCTGCTTTACTCATGACTTAAAAGCCTTCCTGCAGTTGCACTGTTTTGGCTCCTGATTCTTCTAATAGCACGGCGTCGGCGCTTCTCGGGATGGGCTTTTCCTCGATTAATCCATTTCATGTACTGTACTTATATACCGGGATGTTCTCTATCTCTACtgttctcttgctccagtcTGGGCTCTGATTTGCACTCTGAAAGGTATAATCACGCTCCTAAAGATGGGGTCCTGGGTCTTGGTGCGAGTTCATTGAATTCTACTTAATTTTATACGTCAAATGACCTCAATCTTGATGTCCACTTGTTCTGGCTTCACCAGCGTAACATTTGCGCATTCCGCTCTCCCCCTATGGCGTAGACATACGGTGTAGGCATGGGCTGGTATCCTTTTGTCAACTCCAATCCACCATGAAGCATTAGCCCGATATGTGACCAGGTCTCATTGTTTTATTTCCTGAGATCAAGGCAGTGTCTCGGTTGTGGGGTTGAAAAGTTCCGGACATACCACAATATCTATCcactgtatatatatatctcctaGCGATCTCCTGGCCAAATTGACCACCAGACTGACCAGAAAAAACCCAGCTACTAGCGAGCATACATAAAAATAATACTCGAAGTTGAAGTTCAAATTACCATGGTGATTTTCCCTTTGTGCATACATACAGCCATGGAAGGATGGCAAGTATAACGTGACATACGGCCTAGAATGAAAGACGGAAGACCATCTACTCGACATATGGACACCTAACAGTATCGCGTCTCAGAATGACCATGACAGGAGAACAACTGAAGTAAAGGAGATGTGAACACAAAATAGAACAAACGaattataaaaaaaataaaatttcaaagaaaataaaaagagaaagaaagaaaacatacaTTAACTTGAAGGATCTACAGTATGGACCGCTAGCCTTTCTGTTATGAAGGGAGCTCCCCCTACAAAGAAGTTGTACCGTAAAGTAGCAGTAACTCCTAGAAAATCTATCGTAACCCATTCCGTAGGAGGCGAGcaacctcgacctcgggATCCTGCCTAGAATCCTGCAGTGCAGTTTCCAGGCGTCAGAGTTCCAGTTTCCAGGTCCAAGATAAGTTTCCAAAATCAAGTCCAGCCCAGCCCGGCTTCGGTGTTCAAAATTCAGAGTTCCAGATTTCAGGTCTTGGTTTTTTAGCAGCCTGTAGTCTGCTCCAGAGCTGGCAATATGGTATAGTAGAGTCTACTCTGGCCTCTACAGACCAAGAATCAACCGAGGCCCAGGACAGAATAGGTCGGATTAGAGTCCGTTTTCGTCAAGTGGTACGGAGCACACTGCACAGTCGTAGGACCTGAACGGCAAACTATGCTAGTTTACCGCTTTTCATTTCGTTTCCCTTGTCCATGTGGAGGGCGAGAATCCTGATGACGTCGGTGTAGTCTAGTTGGTCCTCTTTTGCCAATTCTGTTCGGGGTTTGTCTTCGAGCAGTGCAGGTGGTAAAAGTGATTAGCCCGCCAAGTCTAAACTCACTGTCCACTCCACCGGTAGGTACTCCACTCAATTTGTACGTACGCAATCAGG
Protein-coding sequences here:
- a CDS encoding uncharacterized protein (transcript_id=CADANIAT00001534) gives rise to the protein MAGSGRSNYYLIKGVLRPEIVGTHERAATR
- a CDS encoding protein nnk1 (transcript_id=CADANIAT00001536) → MATVQRSSRSSGLRIETTFHHGSRNCWGNGEREGEWREADEHRAGNEGDRTNISHDYDAHRCGTDEESSVLSSLHSSTPPISVPRHDDSPSQDEIPHEIPHNPEDIGASSPFDSFLQQEQSSFGFDPALTVTQRGIQPERQLSQSERLSRARRFQPQRTSSLRNILPQDDDELVSGVSQLGFSPDSRRSHIRRAVPTVLSREGLSGSPNGDRPTSLTTVSTMSPVIDEVQTPPEASRGMLSPICMSSPTQTYHSPEDRSASWSGGSAVPFGSKLSRYRSGTTRSRRSTASSGKSPASAFLSMWSTREEPAPKPDDEGQMVGTEYVLGKIIGSGGFSVVKEAYKVEESGETRRLAVKIVKKQVADKTERENDAVQAEFDHEVRVWRYLSHPNVLSLDAVYETDYATFCFTKLHIGGTLFDLIRQNRQNRRKLTMDLAKKYTYQLACALRYLHEDARVVHRDIKLENCLLDPVELPDGTKTSNLVLCDFGMAEWINADNEDASSEPYGDAGDRPPLRNIGPSDSSTSVAGSLEYASPELLDSITGIIDPSVDVWAFGVIVFTLIVGSRPFQHSFQPRLISNIRHGVWDREAVLGDGADSEARRDALDLITNCLEMDCRKRWTVRDILSSRFVREFSVDSPSDNAWKL
- a CDS encoding uncharacterized protein (transcript_id=CADANIAT00001535), encoding MTKFDEVASCNERTHREKTEEPIRDSSLVIPLITQVDYVCYSLLGFDPLRTLMYGDVIEAPQPLSMNAVRMLDAPPWLL